A genomic segment from Amphiura filiformis chromosome 10, Afil_fr2py, whole genome shotgun sequence encodes:
- the LOC140161843 gene encoding uncharacterized protein, producing the protein MYVDENIAYNVRHDINDLNQLKYTESLFIEIEKSNSQNIVVGVVYRPPDQNIDEFNKYIDAVLCKITGQENKLLYIMGDFNINLFNDDVHKPTGEFVDVITSYSLYPSITKPTRITRKSATLIDNFFTNNYANQTSGIILTDISDHLPIFVSTNLSVYGKDTNDVVIEIRDMSVQNIDTLKDNLRKVDWANVCENHDANTSYNKFIDKFKEVFDECIPKKVVKKSRTKNRMPRAPWITYSLLKCIRRKNKLFKKQIQKPTDANVQRYKMYRNRLNSLLRRAKQNYFSSQLNKERFNMRNTWKILNSVLRCPKKTSCQKFVSNNETYTDPPKVANKFNEFLQALVPH; encoded by the coding sequence atGTATGTTGACGAAAATATTGCTTATAATGTTAGACATGATATTAATGATCTAAATCAGCTGAAATATACTGAATCGTTGtttatagaaattgaaaaaagtaattCGCAAAACATTGTAGTTGGTGTAGTATATAGACCACCTGACCAAAACATTGATGAGTTTAATAAGTATATTGATGCAGTATTATGTAAAATAACGGGTCAGGAAAATAAGCTTCTATATATAATGGGTGATTTTAACATTAACCTATTTAATGACGATGTTCATAAACCAACTGGTGAATTTGTAGATGTTATAACATCATACTCTTTATACCCTAGTATAACTAAACCGACTCGGATAACTAGAAAATCAGCAACTCTTATTGATAACTTCTTTACCAACAATTATGCAAATCAAACATCTGGCATTATTCTTACTGATATAAGTGACCATCTTCCTATATTTGTGTCTACAAACCTAAGTGTTTATGGTAAAGATACCAATGATGTTGTCATAGAAATTAGGGATATGAGTGTTCAAAACATTGATACACTTAAAGATAACCTTCGTAAGGTTGACTGGGCCAATGTGTGTGAAAATCATGATGCTAATACATCGTACAACAagtttattgataaatttaaagaGGTATTTGATGAATGTATTCCTAAAAAGGTAGTTAAGAAATCTCGTACTAAAAATAGGATGCCTAGGGCACCTTGGATAACCTATTCTCTGCTGAAATGTATTCGTAGAAAGAACAAGCTGTTcaaaaaacaaatccaaaaaccCACTGATGCAAATGTACAAAGATATAAGATGTATCGTAACAGGTTAAACTCCTTATTAAGGagggcaaaacaaaattatttcagttcCCAACTGAACAAAGAAAGGTTTAATATGCGAAATACATGGAAAATTTTGAATTCGGTGCTCAGATGTCCGAAAAAGACATCTTGTCAGAAGTTTGTAAGCAACAATGAAACTTATACTGACCCCCCTAAAGTAGCAAACAAATTCAATGAGTTTTTGCAAGCATTGGTCCCTCATTAG
- the LOC140161844 gene encoding adhesion G-protein coupled receptor D1-like has translation MCWLPLEDGLIAAFATPALLVTAVNCGFLVVIIRKFLKLKTNQDKSEIDRVKASVRAVAILIPLLGLTCIFGVLQFGQAATAFAYLFVFCNGLQGVFIFITQCLLDDDVKVFLKQKTSRGRVDQSNMSNSTCGTDAQ, from the exons atgtgttggCTGCCGTTGGAAGATGGGCTGATTGCTGCATTTGCCACACCGGCATTACTTGTCACAGCA GTGAACTGTGGGTTTCTAGTCGTCATCATTCGCAAATTTCTGAAGCTCAAAACCAACCAGGATAAGTCAGAAATAGACCGTGTGAA GGCCAGCGTTCGAGCCGTAGCGATATTAATTCCCCTCTTAGGGTTGACATGTATCTTCGGAGTGCTACAATTTGGCCAGGCTGCCACTGCGTTCGCATATCTCTTTGTTTTCTGCAATGGACTTCAG GGGGTATTCATCTTCATTACTCAGTGCCTTTTGGATGATGAT GTGAAGGTATTCTTGAAGCAGAAAACTTCTCGTGGACGAGTTGACCAGTCGAACATGTCCAACAGCACTTGCGGTACTGACGCACAGTAG